The Lonchura striata isolate bLonStr1 chromosome 5, bLonStr1.mat, whole genome shotgun sequence genome window below encodes:
- the DNAL4 gene encoding dynein axonemal light chain 4, which yields MEEAEEEKKDEADYKRLHSFPLIRHSDMPEEMRIETMELCVTACEKHATNNESAAKMIKETMDKKFGSSWHVVIGEGFGFEITHEVKNLLYMFFGGSLAVCVWKCS from the exons ATGGAGGAagctgaggaggaaaaaaaggacgAGGCTGATTATAAAAGGCTTCACAGTTTTCCTCTGATTAGG CACTCGGACATGCCGGAGGAGATGCGTATAGAGACCATGGAGCTGTGTGTCACAGCGTGTGAGAAGCATGCCACCAACAATGAG AGCGCTGCCAAGATGATCAAAGAGACGATGGACAAGAAATTTGGGTCCTCCTGGCATGTGGTGATTGGGGAAGGTTTTGGCTTTGAGATCACTCACGAGGTGAAGAACCTGCTGTACATGTTCTTTGGTGGCAGTCTGGCTGTGTGTGTCTGGAAGTGCTCCTGA